CACCACCTGGGGCGGCATCGTCGTTCAGGTCAAGAAGCAGAAGCGCAGCGACGAAGGCATGCAGCGCAATATCATGGGCGCCATCATGACCGTGCATCGCGGCCTGCGGCTTTGTGTGGTGGTCGATGAGGATATCGATATTTGGGAGCCCGAAGACGTGCTGTGGGCGATCGAATCGCGCGTCAGCCCGCGCCGCGATGTTGTGGTTTACAACGAATATGGCCGCGGTCAGGCGTTTCAGCCTTCGGAGCTGAAAACCGGGCAGATTTCGGTTGCCGATGGCGGCCTCGGCATCGATGCGACCGTGCCGATGGACCAAAAAAGCCAGTTCCAACGCGCGGTTTATCCGGTGGCGGGGATGGATTTCAGCCGCTGGTTCAGCGACCAGGAGATGACTGATTTACGCGCCCAGCAGGACCGTTACTTCAAATTTCTGGCGCGCACCGGCCACGCCTGACGCGCCAAACCCAGCAAAGGACGCGATCATGTTGACCCAGACCAAACGCTATCCGTACAGCCCCATCTCGCGGCGCGAGAAGCTGCGCTTTCCCGACGGCGCCCGCGTGGCGGTATTGCCGTACATCAATATCGAACATTTTCCCGAGAATTTACCGGGCACGGCGTTGTCGTCAGCGACCACCAGCTTCGAACCTGACGTGCTCAACTATGGTTGGCGCGATTACGGCAACCGGGTCGGCATTTGGCGCATGATGGAGGGCTTGGACAAATGCGGCATGCGCGCAACCGTTTGCCTAAACAGCGAAGTCTGTCGGGAATATCCCGAAATTGTCGAAGAGGGCAACAAGCGCGGCTGGGAATGGATGGGCCATGGCCACAACAATTCGCAATTGCTTCCCGGCCTCGAAGAAGATGCCGAGCGCAGCTTGATCAACGATGTTGTGGCAGCGCTCGAAAAATCCACCGGCACCCGGCCCAAAGGTTGGCTCGGGCCATATGTTTCCGAAACTTACAACACGCCCGACCTGCTGGCCGAAGCGGGCATCGAATATCTCTGTGATTTTTGCTGCGACGACCAGCCATTCAAGATGAACGTCAAATCCGGCAGCCTGATTTCAATGCCCTATTCGGTGGAGTGTAACGATCTGCCGCTCGCGCTTTATTTTGGCGCGACGGGCGAGGACATGGGGCAGATGATCCGGGATCAATTTGACGTACTCTATGAGGAAGGCGCGGACAATGCTCGCGTTCTGCCGATTTGCCTGCACACTTTTATTGCCGGCCAGCCGTTTCGCTGGAAGCATATTTCGGCGGCGCTCAAATATATTGCCGGGCATGATCACGTCTGGCACCCGACCGGCAGCGAGATCAACGATTGGTACCGCGCCAACCATCTCTAAGGCGCGACGCACAGAAAACTTGCGGAAAACTCACGGAAAACTTATGGCGTTATTTCACATGTCGCGGCGGGTCCGCTTCGCCGATACCGACCCAGCCGGAATCGTCTATTTTCCGCGCTACTTCGTCATGACCAATGATCTGGTGGAGGAATGGTTCGCCGCTGCCCTCGAACTACCCTATCGCAAGTTTTTTGAGGACGGCATCCGTGCCGTGCCGCTCCTAAATGTGGCGGCAACATTTCCGGCGCCGAGCAGGCTGGGCGATATGTTGGATTTTAGTCTGGCGGTCTCACGCCTCGGCAACAAATCCTTCACCGTGAAGATCAGGGCGCATTGCGGCGAGCAGGCACGCCTGATCAGCGATCAATCGAGCGCCTGGACGCGGCGCGATAGCGCCACGCTCAAGGCCGAATCAATTCCACCCGAAGTACGAACGCGCATGAAACAATTTCTTGAAAATTCATAAGGGCTTACACCGTTATATGATTCGCGCTACTCTCGCTGGCGCAGATCGGTTTGGCAGGAAAATATGCTCTATTTGACGCGCAAAATTGGCGATGCGGTGGTGATCAACGACACCATCGAAGTTACTGTGGTTGAAGTTCGCGGGCGGACCGTAAAGCTCGGCTTCACTTTTCCGGAACATGCGACCGTGTTGCGCAAGGAAATTCATGAGAAGGTCGTGCGCGAAAACATCGACGCGGCACGGGCCGGCGATGCCCTCGAAGGCGCTACCTTCGACAGCAAAAAACTAACCGGCGGCACGGCCAAGCCAGACGGCTGAATCGCTCTCTTGGCAGCGGTCAAAACGCCGGATGTTAAGCGAAAATTAAGGTTAACGAGGCGATACTCCTGATACAGAAACGGCTGCCATCTGGGCTGCCGGTGCAGTCAGGATGAAGCCTTGAGCGAACTTCCCGAAACCCAACTTGATGATGATACCGCGAGCAGCCAAGGAGGCGACGCAGACCTCGTCGACCTGCTCGCTACGCTGGACGAGGACAGTTTCATTCCGGTCGCGGCACTGAGTGTCGTCGCCGATATCCTGACCTATCTGCACGGCAGAGATAGCGACCTGGACGCGCCGGAGGGCTCGTTGTGAGCCAGTTCGCCGCCGTTGAGCGATTGATTGCTAACGCGCGCGCGCATGTGAGCGCCGGGCAGCAATGCCTCGCCCTCAACCAGCCTGTCGATTTGCGCGGCCTCGCCGCCGTGGTCGCCGAGATCGGCGAAAGTTTGTCGCAGTTGCCGCGCGACCAAGCACTCACCCAACGCAACGCGTTGATCGTGCTGTTTGATGAAATGGGCCAGCTAGATGAAGCCGTCGCCCGAGTGCACCGAGAAACCTCTGAGCAGCTCAAGCAGATTTCATCACGGCGCTACGCCACCTCCGCCTACAACAATCCGACGAAGTCCTAGCCTGCGCATCCGGCATGGGATTCGATACCTATCTGCGTTTCATCATGATGCTGGTGCTGGTGATCGGCATGATCGCCTTCATCGCCTGGCTGGTCCGCCGCTTTGGATTTCTCAACCGAATCGCACCGGGCATGGGTGTAAAAAACGCGAGCCGTCGCCTGGCAGTAATTGAATCCTGCACGGTAGACGCGAAACGCCGCTTGGTTTTGGTCCGCCGAGATCAAGCCGAGCACCTTATTCTGCTGACCGGCACTGGCTCCGCAGTCGTTATCGAGCGCGGCACGGAAGGCAATAGGCAGCGCAAAAAGGAGCGCGGCACGACCGCTACCAAGTTCGCCGCAGCGCTGGCCCAGGAAGAACAGGAATGGGATGACGAGGCCGAGGCGGCGGAAGACGAACCCGTTACTCGCCTCACCAGATTTGGAAAAAGCGCTTCACGATGACGCGCGCCGGCGCCCGCAAGATTATCCTTTCGGCAGGATTGGGAACTGTGGCTGCCGTGCTTTTCAGCGCGGTGGTGCTGGCCTTTCCCAACGCCGGCGTGGCGCAGGAGCTGAACCTCAATTTCGGCGAGGGCGGCTCGATGACCGGCCAGCTGTTGCGCATGATCGCTTTGTTAACGATCCTCAGCCTGGCGCCTGGAATTCTCGTCGTCGTGACCTCATTCACCCGTATCGTCGTCGTCTTTTCGCTTTTGCGCAGTGCCATCGGCTTGCAGCAAACTCCGCCCAACACGGTGATCATCAGTCTCTCGCTGTTTCTCACGGCCTTCATCATGATGCCGACGCTACAACAATCCTATCGCGAAGGGATTGCGCCACTTATCGCTGAGGAGATTACTGAAGAAGAAGCGTTCGTCCGTACGGTGGCACCACTCCGTATGTTCATGCTACGGCAAGTGCGCGAGGAGGACCTCGCCATGTTCCTTGACCTGGCTAACGAAGGCGTAATCGCCGGCCCGGAGGACACGCCGCTCCGCGCTCTTGTTCCGGCATTCATGATTAGTGAATTGCGGCGCGCCTTTGAGATTGGCTTCCTCATCTTCATACCGTTTCTCGTCATCGACATGGTGGTTGCCGGCATTCTGCTCTCGATGGGCATGATGATGCTGCCACCCGTGATGATCTCACTGCCGTTCAAGCTAATATTTTTTGTTCTGGTGGATGGCTGGATGCTGCTCTCGAGCAGTCTGGTCGACAGCTTCGCGCAGGTATAACGGCCGCTCAGTTGACGGCGTTGGTATCGATGTCGCTGTTGACGCCTTCTGTCGGCGGTGAATCGCGGTAGGTTCTGAGGAACGCTTCGGCGCCCTCAATGTTGGCGAGGATTTTCGGCAGCTCGTGAACCGGAACCGCATCGGTATCACTCGAGCGAGTGATGAGATCGAACGCGTTTTTGTAGACGCTTTCCGCCATGCCCGCACCATATTGGAGGCGCAAGCGGGCCAATTCAGACGTATTGTCCGACAGCATCAGCGCGACGACTTGGCGCATGATAAGATGCTGCTCATGCACTGCGATATCGCCGCCGGCATGATCAAACGCCTTGCCTAACTCGGTGCTGGCTTCAGCCCATTGCTCGGACCGCCAATAGATGTCGGCGCGCAGCAGCGCCGCATCGCGGGTCTGGTCGGCTTTCAGAAGCACCAGCGCGGCATCGCCATCGCCAACAGCCGCAAGCGCCCGGGCCTCGAGATGGCGACGCTGTTGCTTCAGCGCGACGGGCATGTCGATGCCCTCACCTTGCGAAAGTTTGAGCGTATCCAGAGCGTGCGCCGGCTCCTGGTCGAGCAACTGAATGATCGCTAGATGGGCACCAATGCGTGACTTATCGACACCGGCGACGGCGTCGAGCTGACGATTCAGTAATTCTCCAGCGCGGTCGAGAAGGTCGACATCGACCAGCCGATTGGCTAGGCCCTCGGCAATCCGTCCCCCCGCCGCACCGTCTTCCGACAAATCGCCGAATTCGTAATAGAGGCTGAGTGCTGTCAACGGTGAGAGCGTGTCGGCGCCGCCATCGATAAAGAGGTCAGAGAACATGCGCTGCATTTGCTCGTTCACTGCGGGGGCCGCTGCGGACTGTGGGAAATTCTCCACGGCGTCGCGCATGGCTTGCAGCGCATTCAGGTAATTTTTCTCTTCGCGGTAGAGCTCCGCGAGCCGGCGCAGCAGCAATTGTTCGAAGGAATCGCCGCGCCACGCGTGGCGCAGCCGTTCCAGCGCAACAATGGCGTCACTGCGCGTCATGCGACCAAGATGCAGCATCAACTCAACCCGCGACAATTCCGCGCGCGCCCGTACCGGGGGACTGCCGTCAATCGCCAATTTGTCGAAATATTCAAGCGCGGCCTCGGTCTTGCCAGTGCGCTGATAGGCGGTGGCACGCAAGTAGCGCGCTTCCATCTTATCGTTCTTATTGGGTGCTTCAGCCTCGATGCGCTCGACCAAGCGGTTGACGCGGTGGTAATTTCCCACCGCTAATGCCGCATGGGCCGCCAACAGACCAAAGCGCGCACGTAAATCGAGCGGCAAACGCTCAAACGCCGGGCCAGAAATGGCGAACGCTGAATCTGCCCCCTGCCAATCGCCGCGCGTTGCCGTCAGCGCGGCGCGCCACAGCGTTACATCCATATCACCATCTAGTATTTCGCGGTTTAGATCGGCCGCCGCTTCCTCGGCACGGCCGAGCAGCATGAGCGTCGCGCCCCGTAGGGCGAGAAAGTCGGGGCGTTCAAGAGATTTCGGATCTTCTTCGGCGATGCGGTGAATAACGCCGATGGCATCCTCCGCGAGACCATGGGCGAAGTGAAAGTTTGCAAGGCTTAGACGGCGCTCTGTGCGCACTTCGATTCCGGCGGAAACAACCGCATGCTGCAAGAGACGCCTGGCATCAATGTATTGACCGAGATCATCACGCCGACAGGCCTCATATTCAAACAACGGCCCCATAGCGGTTTCAAGACCGTCCGATATTTCGGCCAAGCGGCCCGTACTCGTGACGGCATCCGCGGACATATAGAGCTCGTGCGGGCTGGTCACTTCAACGCCCGTCACCTTGATATCGATGGCGACATCATCGGCGCGGGTCTTGAAGGCCATAATACCCTGCGCGCTCGCGATGATATCGAACTGCACGAAGGCGCGGCCTGTCTTGACGCCGACGCCGGGCTCTCTCACCGGCACGACGATCAATGTGTCGCCAACCTCCGGGTCATTGATCTTGATTGCCCGACCAGCGCCGGGAGTCGGGACCAATACCCTGGCGCCGCCTTTTGCCGACGGCTCAGCGCGAATCAAAAGCGGCTTGGCAGGCGGCAACGGCGCATCGGTCATTTCCACCAGCCAAGTGTTGCCGCTGCGCGCAACACGCGGCCACAGATCGGCGGCGATACCGAAACGCAAAACAGTCGCGCCCGGCGCACGCAGCTGATCGGCGCTGGTGATCGTTCCGGTCATGCGGTCAGCCATGCCAAGCGCACTCAGATCGACGATGCGCGGCACATCGAACACCATCCACAGATACCCCATGCGACGAAAGACGCTTGCCCCGACGCGCCGATCCCATAGCAAACGCAATCGCATTCCGCCCGATATGGCCTCCGCAGACACAGTGAGCGGCGGCGCCGGTGGCAGCGTGGCAGAGAGGGCGCGCTCCGTCGCATCGGGATGCCGTTCATCCTCGAATTGCGTGGATGATTGGTTTTTACTTCTAGCGGTTAACGCCGCGGCACGAAGCCCGGCCAAATTCAACGCTGCTATTCCAGCCGGCAGATGGGCTTTGACATTTTCGCTGCCGCTTTCTTTGGGTCGTTCCGGCTGTAATGTGGCACTGCCCGGAACGGCGATCACGTTCGGCGGAGTCCGGGTCGGCGTGCTCGCCGTCACCCCGGCTGCGTTCTCCAAGGCATCCAGGACGATGCGCTTGCCTTTCTGAAAATGCCGCATCCGCAGTGATTCGCCTATGCCGATCTGGAGCAGCAGTTTTCCTTCCGACTGAACACTGTCGATGGAAAAGAACCGCTTCGGCAGCTCCTTTCTCAACGCCAATAGATCAATTTCTCCTGGCCCGTCAAACAAGATGCTCACCGTCTCTCCGGTGCGTTCAACATCATATTCGACCGCGTCATTCCAGGCGAAAATGAGTCGGCTGAAACTGCCATATTCCTTACTTTCCACGGCGATCAAGGGTGCCGGCGCGGAAAACTCTACGTTCGCGGGGGCCGGCGGGAGAGCCGAAGATTGGGGCGCGGCGGTAAAAGGGGCAGAGATGGAAGCTACCGGCGCAGCAATTGGTACAGTTGGCGGTGCGGTCGGCGATGCTATTGGCGGTGCTGCCGGCGGTGCTGCCGGCGGTGCGATCGACGGTGCTGCCGGCGGTGCTGCCGGCGGTGCGATCGACGGTGCTGCCGGCGGTGCGGTCGACGGTGCGGTCGGCGGTGCGGTCGGCGCTGCTGTCGACGGTGCGGTCGGCGCTGCGGTCGACGGCTCTGTCGACGGTGCTTCGAAGGCTGATTTGCCCGCCGTAGCGATAGTCGATTCTTGATTATCGGCCGGTGGCTCGGGCAATTTCTCCGCTGTTTTGGGAGAGCTCTGTTGTGAAGGGCTTTCGTCCCCTTGTTGCGCACCAACCAGATCGATCACCACCATGTTACCAAGGGTAAAGGAGCGCAAGGTGAATGGGCGTAGCAAATGCAGGCGGACGGTGCGGTGGTCATCGAGGATTTCAGCGCTCTCGACCCACTCATCCAAATCGTCCAGGAGCCGTTTGAAATCAGCCTGCAGCGGACTGTCAAACCGTATCTCCGCCACTGTCCCCTCGCCGCTGGCTTGGAAAGCCGGCAGCGGTTTCCAATCGAAGACTATGCGCGCGAAACCGTCATGCAATCCGCTCCGAACCGTAATTTGGACGGCGGCTTCATTGGCCTCGTCGGTTTCGGCGGAGAGCACAGCTGGAAGGCAGAGCGTGACGGCCAATCCGAGCAGGGCGGCAACGCAACGACGACGAAACCAACCCCCGCGCGCGCGGGTGCGCGTCTGGGAGTGGGGTGCGGAGCTTGCAGGGCGCAACGATAAATTCATTCACTTATCCGGTTGGTCGCCGGCGAAGTCTTGACTGACAATCTGGGAACGCGGCTAAAACTGTCTTAAGCCTGAGGACGGACCGTGTCGAGCGGTTAGATTAATCAGAAAAGCGATTGCGTTCAGCCAGGTTTATGGTCAGGCGCTGAGCTTTCTCAGGCGAGAGAAGCGCCAAGATCGGCGCCGTTTTGGCTTCGCGCATGCGCTCGATGACATCAAGCAATATCTCCCCGTTCAGGTTCGCCAAAATACGCGCGGCATCCTTCGGCTTCATGTTCTCATAGATCTTCACAAGGCTTTGCATTCGCCCTTCCTGCTCCTCATCATGCTGGGTGAGCAGGCTTTCGACCTGTGTTTTCAGGCGCTTGAGTTCGGCGATTTTTTCGACCAGGCCATGCTCCGCCGCCGCCAATGTTTTCTCGCGCAACTCAAATTCCCGCTCGCGTCCCTCGATCTCATGTCGCCGGATGTTTAGGCTTTGCAGCAATTCAATTTCGGCCCGATTAAGGAGCATGGGGTCAAAATCCAAGTCCTCGAAACGGAAGTCGGAGTTGCTCTGTTCAGGC
This sequence is a window from Pseudomonadota bacterium. Protein-coding genes within it:
- a CDS encoding carbon storage regulator; translation: MLYLTRKIGDAVVINDTIEVTVVEVRGRTVKLGFTFPEHATVLRKEIHEKVVRENIDAARAGDALEGATFDSKKLTGGTAKPDG
- a CDS encoding flagellar biosynthetic protein FliO, whose translation is MGFDTYLRFIMMLVLVIGMIAFIAWLVRRFGFLNRIAPGMGVKNASRRLAVIESCTVDAKRRLVLVRRDQAEHLILLTGTGSAVVIERGTEGNRQRKKERGTTATKFAAALAQEEQEWDDEAEAAEDEPVTRLTRFGKSASR
- the fliP gene encoding flagellar type III secretion system pore protein FliP (The bacterial flagellar biogenesis protein FliP forms a type III secretion system (T3SS)-type pore required for flagellar assembly.), translated to MTRAGARKIILSAGLGTVAAVLFSAVVLAFPNAGVAQELNLNFGEGGSMTGQLLRMIALLTILSLAPGILVVVTSFTRIVVVFSLLRSAIGLQQTPPNTVIISLSLFLTAFIMMPTLQQSYREGIAPLIAEEITEEEAFVRTVAPLRMFMLRQVREEDLAMFLDLANEGVIAGPEDTPLRALVPAFMISELRRAFEIGFLIFIPFLVIDMVVAGILLSMGMMMLPPVMISLPFKLIFFVLVDGWMLLSSSLVDSFAQV
- a CDS encoding polysaccharide deacetylase family protein, with protein sequence MLTQTKRYPYSPISRREKLRFPDGARVAVLPYINIEHFPENLPGTALSSATTSFEPDVLNYGWRDYGNRVGIWRMMEGLDKCGMRATVCLNSEVCREYPEIVEEGNKRGWEWMGHGHNNSQLLPGLEEDAERSLINDVVAALEKSTGTRPKGWLGPYVSETYNTPDLLAEAGIEYLCDFCCDDQPFKMNVKSGSLISMPYSVECNDLPLALYFGATGEDMGQMIRDQFDVLYEEGADNARVLPICLHTFIAGQPFRWKHISAALKYIAGHDHVWHPTGSEINDWYRANHL
- a CDS encoding thioesterase family protein, with protein sequence MSRRVRFADTDPAGIVYFPRYFVMTNDLVEEWFAAALELPYRKFFEDGIRAVPLLNVAATFPAPSRLGDMLDFSLAVSRLGNKSFTVKIRAHCGEQARLISDQSSAWTRRDSATLKAESIPPEVRTRMKQFLENS
- a CDS encoding tetratricopeptide repeat protein, whose protein sequence is MSILFDGPGEIDLLALRKELPKRFFSIDSVQSEGKLLLQIGIGESLRMRHFQKGKRIVLDALENAAGVTASTPTRTPPNVIAVPGSATLQPERPKESGSENVKAHLPAGIAALNLAGLRAAALTARSKNQSSTQFEDERHPDATERALSATLPPAPPLTVSAEAISGGMRLRLLWDRRVGASVFRRMGYLWMVFDVPRIVDLSALGMADRMTGTITSADQLRAPGATVLRFGIAADLWPRVARSGNTWLVEMTDAPLPPAKPLLIRAEPSAKGGARVLVPTPGAGRAIKINDPEVGDTLIVVPVREPGVGVKTGRAFVQFDIIASAQGIMAFKTRADDVAIDIKVTGVEVTSPHELYMSADAVTSTGRLAEISDGLETAMGPLFEYEACRRDDLGQYIDARRLLQHAVVSAGIEVRTERRLSLANFHFAHGLAEDAIGVIHRIAEEDPKSLERPDFLALRGATLMLLGRAEEAAADLNREILDGDMDVTLWRAALTATRGDWQGADSAFAISGPAFERLPLDLRARFGLLAAHAALAVGNYHRVNRLVERIEAEAPNKNDKMEARYLRATAYQRTGKTEAALEYFDKLAIDGSPPVRARAELSRVELMLHLGRMTRSDAIVALERLRHAWRGDSFEQLLLRRLAELYREEKNYLNALQAMRDAVENFPQSAAAPAVNEQMQRMFSDLFIDGGADTLSPLTALSLYYEFGDLSEDGAAGGRIAEGLANRLVDVDLLDRAGELLNRQLDAVAGVDKSRIGAHLAIIQLLDQEPAHALDTLKLSQGEGIDMPVALKQQRRHLEARALAAVGDGDAALVLLKADQTRDAALLRADIYWRSEQWAEASTELGKAFDHAGGDIAVHEQHLIMRQVVALMLSDNTSELARLRLQYGAGMAESVYKNAFDLITRSSDTDAVPVHELPKILANIEGAEAFLRTYRDSPPTEGVNSDIDTNAVN